One genomic region from Macellibacteroides fermentans encodes:
- the nadD gene encoding nicotinate (nicotinamide) nucleotide adenylyltransferase gives MKQTGIYPGSFNPIHIGHLALANYLCEFEGLDEVWFLVTPHNPLKVKTDLMDDEFRYELTQKAIDGYPKFKASNFEFQLPQPSYTIQTLDALSAAYPDHNFSLIIGADNWLSIDKWKDPEVLVSKYHLLIYPRKGYDVKIPSKLPNVKLVQAPIIEISSSFIRKALEDGKDIRFFLPEAIRNML, from the coding sequence ATGAAACAAACAGGAATATATCCCGGCTCTTTTAATCCAATTCACATCGGACATCTGGCATTGGCTAATTATTTATGTGAATTCGAAGGACTTGATGAAGTCTGGTTTCTTGTTACACCTCATAATCCATTAAAAGTAAAGACCGATTTGATGGACGACGAGTTTCGATATGAATTAACCCAAAAAGCGATTGACGGATATCCGAAATTCAAAGCAAGTAATTTTGAATTTCAGTTACCTCAGCCCTCTTATACCATTCAAACATTAGATGCACTAAGTGCTGCTTATCCTGATCACAATTTTAGCCTCATCATCGGTGCAGACAATTGGCTGAGTATTGACAAATGGAAAGATCCGGAAGTATTGGTTTCAAAATACCATTTACTAATCTATCCCAGGAAAGGTTATGATGTAAAAATACCTTCAAAGTTACCCAATGTTAAGTTGGTTCAAGCCCCGATAATAGAAATTTCGTCTTCATTCATACGCAAAGCACTTGAAGACGGAAAAGATATTCGCTTCTTCTTACCTGAAGCGATACGAAATATGCTTTAA
- the tsaB gene encoding tRNA (adenosine(37)-N6)-threonylcarbamoyltransferase complex dimerization subunit type 1 TsaB, with protein MSYILNIETSTSVCSTALCQDGNVIFANKSTEGPSHSVLLGTFVAEALEFIKNNELKLDAVAVSSGPGSYTGLRIGVSMGKGLCFGYGIPLIAVPTLKIIASKAISLNNKANETLYCAMLDARRMEVYASIFDRELTTCRETAADIITPETYEEFLNKGPVCFFGNGAEKCKTVITHPNAMFMDQIYPLAEDMALLAEDAFTKGEFKDVAYFEPFYLKDFVATVARNKVF; from the coding sequence ATGTCATATATTTTAAATATCGAGACTTCGACTTCCGTTTGTTCAACAGCCTTGTGTCAAGACGGTAATGTTATATTTGCCAACAAATCAACCGAAGGTCCTTCTCATTCTGTTCTTTTAGGAACTTTTGTTGCAGAGGCTTTGGAGTTCATTAAAAATAATGAATTAAAATTAGATGCTGTAGCTGTAAGTAGTGGGCCCGGATCTTATACCGGTTTACGTATTGGTGTATCTATGGGGAAAGGCCTTTGTTTTGGCTATGGAATACCTTTAATAGCGGTTCCCACACTTAAAATAATCGCATCAAAAGCCATTTCATTAAATAATAAAGCGAATGAAACTCTGTATTGTGCGATGTTGGATGCCCGGCGTATGGAGGTATATGCATCCATATTTGATAGGGAATTGACTACTTGTCGTGAGACTGCTGCTGATATTATAACACCAGAAACTTACGAAGAATTTTTGAATAAGGGTCCTGTCTGCTTTTTTGGAAATGGAGCCGAAAAGTGTAAGACTGTAATTACACATCCCAATGCTATGTTTATGGATCAGATTTATCCATTGGCTGAAGATATGGCTTTATTGGCTGAAGATGCTTTTACTAAAGGAGAATTTAAGGATGTTGCCTATTTTGAGCCTTTTTATTTGAAAGATTTTGTTGCCACTGTAGCACGAAATAAGGTTTTTTAA
- a CDS encoding PIG-L deacetylase family protein, translated as MKQRFILLVLLLIFPCVNMLSSEESKDSKRVIIICAHPDDCEITSGGLALLFTAAGHEVKCVSLTNGNKGHQSYTPIELAAVRLKETEEVAKRLKCAYEVVNINDGELLPTLENRLEVIRLIREWKADIVITHRPFDYHPDHRNASLLVQDAAFMVTVPQMLPEVPAIKNNPLFLYTRDRFTTPLPFRSDIVIDITPVIKEKANLLDAHVSQVYEWLPWINQSNDIIPSDKEGRLNYLEKNYVIKRGFITEKDKELLYKWYRYTDLSKVKAIESFQICEYGKQPTEAEIRDLFPGYSAK; from the coding sequence ATGAAACAGAGATTTATTTTGCTGGTACTATTACTGATCTTCCCTTGTGTTAACATGCTGAGCTCAGAAGAATCAAAAGATTCAAAACGTGTGATAATCATTTGCGCTCACCCGGACGACTGTGAAATAACCAGTGGCGGTCTTGCACTTCTTTTTACAGCTGCCGGACACGAGGTAAAATGCGTATCCCTCACGAATGGGAACAAAGGACATCAATCTTACACCCCCATTGAATTAGCTGCTGTTAGGTTGAAAGAAACCGAAGAGGTTGCAAAAAGGCTAAAATGTGCATACGAAGTTGTTAACATAAATGATGGTGAGCTACTTCCAACGCTCGAAAATCGATTAGAAGTTATTCGCTTAATAAGGGAATGGAAAGCAGATATAGTAATCACCCATCGTCCCTTCGATTATCATCCAGATCATAGAAATGCCTCACTCCTGGTTCAGGATGCAGCTTTTATGGTAACAGTACCTCAAATGCTTCCGGAGGTACCTGCTATCAAAAACAATCCATTATTTTTATATACAAGAGATCGCTTTACAACACCGTTGCCCTTTCGATCAGACATTGTGATAGACATAACGCCGGTAATTAAAGAGAAAGCCAACTTACTTGATGCACATGTTTCGCAAGTGTATGAATGGCTACCCTGGATAAACCAATCCAATGACATCATACCCTCAGACAAAGAAGGAAGACTTAACTACCTCGAAAAAAACTATGTAATCAAAAGAGGATTTATAACAGAAAAGGATAAAGAATTACTTTACAAATGGTATAGATATACAGATTTAAGTAAAGTAAAAGCGATAGAATCCTTTCAAATATGTGAATACGGTAAACAGCCAACAGAAGCAGAAATCCGGGATCTATTTCCTGGCTACTCTGCAAAATAA
- a CDS encoding glucose-6-phosphate isomerase, protein MKNISLNIDKVLGTVSKKQILDQETKANNCIATLHNGDGKGNDFLGWLHLPSSITDEELTDIENTANILREKCEVVVAVGIGGSYLGTKAVVDALNNSFDFLLKERKNPILLYAGQNIGEDYLYELTEILKGKQFGIINISKSGTTTEPALAFRILKKQLEDAVGKEEAKTRIVAITDKSKGALRTLATKEGYKTFIIPDNVGGRFSVLTPVGLLPIAVAGISIRELVAGAVSMEKKTGIEVPFEENLSAVYAAVRNELYKSGKSIEILANFHPKLHYIGEWWKQLYGESEGKDNKGIFPAAVDLTTDLHSMGQWIQEGERTIFETVISIESPDHRVEIPADDADLDGLNFLAGKRVDEVNKMAELGTQLAHVDGGVPNIKITLPAVNAYYIGQLFYFFEKACGISGYMLGVNPFDQPGVEAYKKNMFALLNKPGYEKESEAIKAKL, encoded by the coding sequence ATGAAGAACATCAGTTTAAACATTGACAAGGTTCTGGGAACAGTTTCAAAAAAACAGATTCTGGATCAGGAAACAAAAGCAAACAATTGCATCGCCACTCTGCATAATGGCGACGGTAAAGGAAACGATTTTTTGGGTTGGTTACACCTCCCCTCTTCCATTACTGACGAGGAACTTACAGATATCGAAAATACGGCCAACATTCTTCGCGAAAAATGTGAAGTAGTGGTAGCTGTGGGAATTGGCGGTAGCTATTTAGGCACAAAAGCCGTAGTTGATGCTCTTAACAACAGCTTCGATTTCCTTCTTAAAGAACGCAAGAATCCGATTCTTTTATATGCCGGACAAAATATCGGTGAAGATTACTTATATGAGCTTACTGAAATTCTGAAAGGCAAACAATTCGGAATCATCAATATTTCCAAATCAGGTACTACAACTGAACCGGCTTTGGCATTTCGTATTTTGAAGAAACAGTTGGAGGATGCTGTTGGTAAAGAAGAGGCTAAAACCCGTATCGTTGCCATTACAGACAAATCTAAGGGTGCGTTGCGCACTTTAGCGACAAAAGAGGGCTACAAAACATTTATTATTCCTGATAATGTTGGTGGTCGTTTTTCTGTTCTTACTCCAGTAGGTTTACTTCCCATTGCTGTAGCTGGTATCAGCATCCGCGAATTAGTTGCCGGAGCTGTATCTATGGAAAAAAAGACAGGAATCGAAGTTCCTTTCGAAGAAAATCTTTCGGCTGTATATGCAGCTGTTCGCAACGAATTATATAAGAGCGGTAAAAGCATCGAAATATTGGCAAATTTCCATCCAAAACTCCATTATATTGGTGAATGGTGGAAACAGCTTTACGGAGAAAGCGAAGGAAAAGACAATAAGGGTATCTTCCCCGCAGCAGTAGATCTCACCACAGATCTTCACTCTATGGGCCAGTGGATTCAGGAAGGCGAACGTACCATCTTTGAGACAGTTATATCCATTGAATCTCCCGACCACCGGGTAGAAATTCCTGCAGACGATGCAGATCTTGACGGATTGAATTTCCTTGCAGGCAAACGTGTGGACGAAGTAAACAAGATGGCCGAACTTGGTACTCAACTGGCACACGTTGATGGAGGTGTACCAAATATCAAAATCACTCTTCCTGCGGTAAACGCATATTATATTGGTCAGCTTTTCTATTTCTTTGAAAAAGCATGCGGTATAAGCGGCTATATGTTAGGAGTAAATCCGTTTGACCAGCCAGGTGTGGAAGCGTACAAAAAGAATATGTTTGCATTGTTGAACAAACCTGGATACGAAAAAGAAAGCGAAGCTATCAAAGCTAAACTATAA
- a CDS encoding OadG family transporter subunit — protein MIKKKIGILVLFATLFSLGINAQRATSIRINEILVVNEDNYVDDYGKHSGWIELFNSSAGTVDLKGCYITNDKNNLTKYMIPKGDVLTKIRPRQHTLFFADNNPGRGTFHVNFVLDPYMDNYIAIVDADGKTLIDEVTVPAGQIADTSYGRLIDGEKEWAQLTKVTPSTNNLTLDSNEKIDNFKQNDSFGIGMTVSAMAVTFMGLLLLYLIFKQVGKISIAASKRNAKKAKTGAINAENDDLAGEEAGEVFAAIATALYEVTEDVHDLENTVLTIHKVTRNYSPWSSKLYGLREIPRK, from the coding sequence ATGATAAAAAAGAAAATAGGGATACTGGTTTTGTTTGCAACATTATTCTCTTTAGGAATTAATGCTCAACGTGCCACATCCATAAGAATAAATGAAATATTAGTTGTCAACGAAGATAATTATGTTGACGATTATGGAAAACATAGTGGTTGGATTGAGCTGTTTAACAGTTCTGCAGGGACTGTAGATTTGAAAGGTTGTTATATTACTAACGACAAGAACAATCTTACAAAATATATGATTCCCAAAGGTGATGTTCTTACAAAAATACGTCCAAGACAACACACTCTCTTTTTTGCTGACAATAATCCTGGAAGAGGAACATTTCACGTAAACTTTGTTCTTGATCCATATATGGATAACTATATTGCCATTGTTGATGCAGATGGTAAAACATTAATTGATGAAGTTACAGTTCCAGCAGGTCAAATTGCAGACACAAGTTATGGTCGTTTGATAGATGGTGAAAAAGAATGGGCGCAACTTACCAAAGTAACTCCCAGCACAAACAATCTTACACTTGATTCAAATGAGAAAATTGATAATTTCAAACAAAATGATTCCTTTGGAATTGGAATGACAGTAAGTGCAATGGCTGTTACTTTTATGGGATTATTATTATTATATCTCATATTCAAACAAGTGGGAAAAATATCCATCGCTGCTTCTAAACGAAATGCAAAAAAGGCAAAAACAGGAGCCATTAATGCTGAAAATGATGATCTAGCAGGAGAAGAGGCTGGTGAAGTTTTTGCAGCTATTGCGACGGCACTATATGAAGTAACAGAAGATGTACATGATCTTGAAAACACTGTTTTAACTATACATAAAGTTACCAGAAACTACTCTCCATGGAGTTCGAAACTCTACGGCCTGCGTGAAATTCCAAGAAAATAA
- a CDS encoding biotin/lipoyl-containing protein has translation MKQFKYTINGNVYNVTVNNVEDNFAEVEVNGTPYKVQMDKPAKKQMVTLKRPAQAPTAANGAPLVSRPVTSSSAGAVKSPLPGVILSLDCKVGDTVKRGQKIAVLEAMKMENNINADRDGKILEVKVNKGDSVLEGADIVVIG, from the coding sequence ATGAAACAGTTTAAATATACAATAAACGGGAATGTTTACAATGTTACCGTTAACAATGTCGAAGACAATTTTGCTGAAGTAGAGGTAAATGGGACTCCTTACAAAGTGCAGATGGACAAACCTGCAAAAAAACAAATGGTGACATTAAAAAGACCTGCTCAAGCACCAACTGCAGCAAATGGGGCCCCACTAGTATCGCGTCCCGTTACTAGTAGTTCTGCCGGAGCAGTGAAATCACCCCTGCCAGGTGTTATTTTAAGTCTGGATTGTAAGGTGGGTGACACTGTTAAACGTGGACAAAAGATAGCAGTCCTTGAAGCCATGAAAATGGAAAATAACATCAATGCAGACAGAGATGGTAAAATTTTAGAAGTAAAAGTAAACAAAGGTGATTCTGTTCTGGAAGGCGCGGATATCGTTGTAATTGGGTAA
- a CDS encoding YicC/YloC family endoribonuclease, giving the protein MIQSMTGFGKVTAELPSKKVTVEVKALNSKQLDLSTRIPGIYKDKEMAVRSLLLQEVERGKVDFSIFIEYIGKDTPTQINLAAIESYYNQIKDVSEKLNIPVPADWFTTLLRLPEAIKSDIAEVDESEWELVMKTIKEAIKHLKEFRLQEGAMLQKLFEQKIGNIASLLDRIGEFDAERIEKIKTRISESIAKLNGVEIDNNRFEQEMIYYIEKLDVNEEKNRLDNHLKYFISTMNNGHGQGKKLGFIAQEIGREINTLGSKSNHAEMQQIVVQMKDELEQIKEQVLNVL; this is encoded by the coding sequence ATGATACAATCTATGACTGGGTTTGGCAAAGTTACAGCCGAACTTCCTTCCAAAAAAGTAACTGTAGAAGTGAAAGCACTTAACAGCAAACAGCTGGATCTTTCCACTCGTATTCCTGGAATTTATAAGGACAAAGAAATGGCGGTACGAAGTTTATTGCTTCAGGAAGTGGAACGTGGTAAAGTGGACTTCTCTATCTTCATTGAATATATTGGTAAAGATACTCCAACACAAATAAATCTTGCTGCAATTGAAAGTTACTATAATCAGATCAAGGACGTTTCTGAGAAACTAAATATTCCGGTTCCGGCTGATTGGTTCACAACTTTATTACGTTTGCCTGAAGCAATCAAATCAGACATTGCTGAAGTTGATGAAAGCGAATGGGAGTTAGTGATGAAAACAATTAAAGAAGCAATCAAGCATCTTAAGGAATTCCGGCTACAAGAAGGAGCCATGCTTCAGAAATTATTTGAACAAAAAATAGGAAACATTGCTTCTTTACTGGATCGTATTGGTGAATTCGATGCAGAGCGTATTGAAAAAATAAAAACTCGCATCAGTGAGAGTATTGCTAAATTAAACGGAGTTGAAATAGACAACAACAGGTTTGAGCAAGAAATGATATATTACATTGAAAAGCTGGATGTTAACGAAGAAAAAAACAGACTGGACAATCATTTGAAGTATTTTATAAGCACCATGAACAATGGCCATGGACAAGGAAAGAAACTTGGATTTATAGCCCAGGAAATTGGCCGCGAAATAAACACTCTGGGATCAAAGAGTAACCATGCAGAAATGCAGCAGATTGTTGTACAGATGAAAGATGAACTGGAACAAATTAAGGAACAAGTATTAAACGTTTTATAA
- a CDS encoding sodium ion-translocating decarboxylase subunit beta, translating into MQESFISFLGENLQTFLSYTGIYNATPGHLIMILIGLLFIFLAIKYEFEPMLLIPIGFGILIGNIPFKDAGLQVGIYEEGSVLNILYQGVMQGWYPPLIFLGIGAMTDFSALISNPKLMLIGAAAQFGIFGAYTIALQMGFEPNQAGAIGIIGGADGPTAIFLSSKLAPNLMGAIAVSAYSYMALVPIIQPPFMRLLTTQKERLIRMKPPRVVSSTEKIIFPIVGLLLTCFLVPSGLPLLGMLFFGNLLKESGVTRRLAETARGPLIDTITILLGITVGASTQATQFLTVNSIKIFGLGALSFVIATCAGILFVKFFNLFLKQGNKINPLIGNSGVSAVPDSARISQTVGLEYDPTNYLLMHAMGPNVAGVIGSAVAAGILLGFLG; encoded by the coding sequence ATGCAAGAAAGTTTTATATCATTTTTAGGAGAGAATCTCCAAACGTTTCTCTCATATACAGGTATTTACAATGCAACACCCGGTCATCTCATTATGATTTTGATTGGACTGTTGTTTATTTTCCTGGCAATCAAATATGAATTCGAGCCTATGCTGTTAATTCCAATTGGTTTTGGAATTTTAATTGGCAATATTCCATTTAAAGATGCTGGTCTTCAAGTTGGAATCTATGAGGAAGGATCTGTCTTAAACATTCTTTATCAAGGTGTAATGCAAGGATGGTATCCTCCATTAATTTTTCTAGGTATTGGTGCTATGACAGATTTCTCTGCGCTAATTTCCAATCCGAAACTAATGCTCATTGGTGCAGCTGCTCAATTCGGTATTTTTGGAGCTTATACAATTGCATTACAAATGGGTTTTGAGCCTAATCAAGCAGGAGCAATTGGAATCATCGGTGGTGCTGATGGTCCTACTGCGATCTTCCTTTCATCTAAGTTAGCCCCTAATTTAATGGGTGCAATTGCGGTATCAGCATACTCGTATATGGCATTAGTTCCTATTATTCAACCTCCTTTTATGAGACTTTTAACTACTCAAAAAGAGCGATTGATACGAATGAAACCACCAAGAGTAGTATCATCAACAGAGAAAATTATTTTCCCTATTGTTGGTCTACTACTAACCTGCTTTCTTGTTCCTTCAGGTTTACCATTACTTGGCATGTTATTCTTCGGAAATTTATTAAAAGAAAGCGGTGTAACACGTCGTTTGGCAGAAACCGCAAGAGGACCACTTATCGACACAATAACTATTTTATTAGGGATTACTGTTGGTGCTTCAACACAGGCAACACAATTTCTCACAGTAAACTCTATCAAAATTTTTGGTTTAGGGGCTTTGTCGTTTGTTATAGCAACTTGCGCAGGAATCCTCTTTGTGAAATTTTTTAATTTATTTCTTAAACAAGGTAATAAAATTAATCCACTCATTGGAAATTCTGGTGTATCGGCAGTTCCTGATTCTGCACGTATTTCACAAACTGTTGGATTGGAGTATGACCCCACTAACTATTTGTTGATGCACGCAATGGGACCAAATGTAGCCGGTGTAATCGGCTCTGCAGTTGCTGCAGGTATTCTTTTGGGATTCTTAGGTTAA
- the lysS gene encoding lysine--tRNA ligase — protein sequence MNLIDLSEQEVIRRNSMEQLRSIGVEPYPAAEYVTNAYSNEIKASFKDDADRRPVQIAGRIMSRRIMGKASFMELQDSEGRIQVYITRDDICPGEDKELYNTVFKKLLDIGDFVGVKGFVFRTQMGEISIHAEELTVLSKSLKPLPVVKVKDGVVFDGFTDPEMRYRQRYVDLIVNEGVKDIFIKRTKIFNSMREFFNERGYIEVDTPVLQSIPGGASARPFVTHHNALDIPLYLRIANELYLKRLIVGGFEGVYEFSRNFRNEGMDRTHNPEFTCMEIYVSYKDYNWMMNLTEQMLEKICLDVHGTTKVKMGEKEIDFKAPYKRVTMIDSIKEHTGIDISGMNEDQLREVCKQLNIEQDETMGKGKLIDEIFGAKCEGLYIQPTFITDYPIEMSPLTKKHRTNPELTERFELMVNGKELANAYSELNDPIDQRARFEEQLRLSEKGDDEAMFIDNDFLRALEYGMPPTSGMGIGMDRLVMFMTGQESIQEVLFFPQMRPEKTIKKDSADKYAALGIDEAWVPALQKAGYLTIDTLKGLNPNKLRQELCEMNKKYKLELSNPTAEEVEAWIANADK from the coding sequence ATGAATCTAATTGATCTGAGCGAACAGGAAGTCATAAGGCGCAATAGCATGGAACAATTGCGGAGTATCGGGGTAGAACCATATCCAGCCGCAGAGTATGTAACGAATGCTTATTCAAATGAAATTAAAGCATCGTTTAAAGACGACGCAGACCGCAGACCGGTACAAATTGCGGGACGTATTATGAGTCGCCGTATCATGGGCAAGGCTTCTTTTATGGAATTACAAGATTCCGAAGGTCGTATTCAAGTATATATCACCCGTGATGACATCTGTCCCGGGGAAGACAAAGAGTTATACAACACCGTATTTAAAAAGTTACTCGACATTGGTGACTTTGTTGGAGTTAAGGGTTTTGTTTTCCGTACTCAGATGGGAGAAATTTCCATTCATGCAGAAGAGCTGACAGTTCTATCCAAATCACTTAAGCCTCTGCCTGTTGTAAAAGTTAAAGACGGGGTTGTGTTTGATGGATTTACCGACCCGGAAATGCGTTATCGCCAACGCTACGTAGATCTTATTGTTAACGAAGGTGTAAAAGATATCTTTATTAAACGTACGAAGATATTCAATTCCATGCGCGAATTTTTCAATGAGCGTGGCTATATTGAAGTTGACACTCCGGTTCTGCAAAGCATCCCAGGTGGAGCAAGTGCACGACCATTCGTCACCCACCATAATGCACTAGATATTCCTTTATACTTACGTATTGCAAACGAATTATATCTGAAAAGACTGATTGTAGGAGGTTTTGAAGGTGTTTATGAGTTTAGTCGTAATTTCCGTAATGAAGGTATGGACAGGACTCACAATCCTGAATTTACATGTATGGAAATCTATGTTTCATACAAAGATTACAACTGGATGATGAACTTAACAGAACAGATGCTCGAAAAGATTTGTTTGGATGTTCATGGAACTACAAAGGTTAAGATGGGTGAGAAAGAAATAGATTTCAAGGCTCCATACAAACGTGTAACCATGATTGACTCTATTAAGGAGCATACGGGTATCGATATCAGTGGCATGAACGAAGATCAACTTCGTGAAGTGTGCAAACAGCTAAATATCGAACAAGATGAAACAATGGGTAAAGGTAAACTGATTGACGAAATATTCGGTGCAAAATGCGAAGGTCTTTATATTCAGCCTACTTTTATAACCGATTATCCTATCGAAATGTCACCTCTTACCAAAAAGCATCGTACCAATCCGGAGCTTACGGAGCGTTTCGAATTAATGGTTAATGGTAAAGAACTTGCCAATGCGTATTCAGAGCTTAATGACCCGATCGATCAACGTGCTCGTTTTGAAGAACAACTTCGTTTGTCTGAAAAGGGTGATGATGAAGCGATGTTTATCGACAATGACTTTCTTCGTGCCCTCGAATATGGTATGCCTCCTACAAGTGGTATGGGTATCGGTATGGATCGCTTAGTAATGTTCATGACTGGTCAGGAAAGCATTCAGGAAGTTTTATTCTTCCCTCAAATGCGCCCGGAAAAGACTATAAAAAAAGACAGTGCTGACAAATATGCCGCCCTGGGAATTGACGAAGCTTGGGTTCCGGCCTTACAAAAAGCCGGCTATCTCACTATTGATACCTTGAAGGGATTAAACCCAAACAAGTTAAGACAAGAACTTTGTGAGATGAATAAAAAATATAAACTGGAATTATCGAATCCTACTGCCGAAGAAGTGGAAGCCTGGATTGCAAATGCCGACAAATAA
- the gmk gene encoding guanylate kinase, with product MAGKLVIFSAPSGSGKSTIINYLLTQNLNLHFSISATSRSPRGNEKDGVEYYFLTPEQFRAKINEGEFLEYEEVYTDKFYGTLKSEVERILNEGNNVVFDVDVVGGCNIKNYYGDKALSIFIQPPSIEALRDRLVGRGTDSMDVIENRLTKASFEMSFASKFDKVIINDNLENAKTETLQVIKAFLDY from the coding sequence ATGGCTGGTAAACTTGTTATATTTTCTGCGCCATCAGGCTCGGGCAAATCAACCATAATTAATTATCTATTAACACAGAATTTAAATCTTCATTTTTCCATTTCGGCAACCAGCAGGTCTCCGAGAGGAAATGAAAAAGACGGTGTGGAATATTATTTTCTCACACCAGAGCAATTCAGAGCAAAAATAAACGAAGGTGAATTTCTTGAATACGAAGAAGTTTACACCGATAAGTTTTATGGAACTCTGAAAAGTGAAGTCGAGCGGATTTTAAACGAAGGGAACAATGTAGTATTTGATGTAGATGTGGTTGGAGGGTGTAATATTAAAAATTATTACGGAGATAAAGCTCTTTCCATTTTTATCCAGCCACCAAGTATTGAAGCTCTGCGCGACCGTCTTGTAGGAAGAGGAACAGACAGTATGGATGTAATTGAAAACAGACTGACTAAAGCCTCATTTGAAATGAGTTTTGCTTCCAAGTTCGATAAAGTGATAATTAATGATAATCTTGAAAATGCAAAAACAGAAACGCTTCAGGTTATCAAAGCCTTTTTAGATTATTGA
- a CDS encoding NAD(P)H-dependent glycerol-3-phosphate dehydrogenase: MNLPGKIAIMGGGSWATALAKIVLSTQGSINWYMRRPESVEEFKQLEHNPRYLTAVKFDISRITFYTNINQIIKDSDTLIFATPSPFLKQHLKKVKASLTDKFIISAIKGLVPDENMLITDYFAEYFKVPIENIAVLGGPCHAEEIALERLSYITLACPDIEKVKAISPVFKNQYLMNSVCKDVIGIEYASVLKNVYAIVAGICHGMKYGDNFQAVFISNAIEEMRNFVDAIHGLERDITDSVYLGDLLVTAYSRFSRNRTFGTMIGKGYSVKTAQLEMEMIAEGYYGTKCIYEINKKYNVKMPILNALYDILYEKKSPTTVIRQLTETFK; encoded by the coding sequence ATGAATTTGCCTGGAAAAATTGCTATTATGGGAGGAGGTAGCTGGGCTACTGCACTGGCCAAGATTGTGTTGTCTACGCAAGGCAGCATCAACTGGTATATGCGGCGTCCGGAAAGCGTTGAAGAGTTCAAGCAATTGGAACATAATCCACGCTATTTAACTGCTGTAAAGTTCGATATCAGTCGTATTACATTTTACACAAATATAAATCAGATAATAAAGGATTCGGATACATTAATTTTTGCTACCCCATCTCCCTTTTTAAAACAACATCTGAAAAAAGTAAAAGCATCTCTGACTGATAAATTTATCATTTCAGCCATCAAAGGACTTGTTCCTGATGAAAATATGCTTATTACAGATTATTTTGCTGAATATTTTAAGGTACCTATTGAAAATATAGCTGTACTTGGAGGTCCTTGTCATGCTGAAGAAATAGCTTTAGAAAGACTTTCATATATCACATTGGCTTGTCCGGATATAGAAAAGGTTAAAGCGATTTCTCCTGTATTTAAAAATCAATACCTGATGAACTCTGTCTGTAAGGATGTTATCGGGATTGAATATGCATCTGTATTAAAGAATGTATATGCTATTGTAGCCGGAATATGCCATGGGATGAAATACGGAGACAACTTTCAAGCTGTGTTTATTTCAAATGCTATTGAAGAGATGCGCAACTTTGTAGATGCGATTCACGGTCTGGAAAGAGACATCACAGACTCTGTATATCTTGGAGATCTGCTGGTAACGGCCTATTCTCGCTTTAGCAGAAACAGGACTTTCGGAACAATGATCGGGAAAGGATATTCTGTTAAAACTGCTCAACTCGAGATGGAGATGATTGCAGAAGGATACTACGGTACCAAATGCATTTACGAGATTAACAAAAAATACAATGTAAAGATGCCAATACTCAATGCATTGTATGATATTTTATACGAAAAGAAATCTCCGACTACCGTAATCCGGCAGTTGACTGAAACGTTTAAATAA